The Mytilus galloprovincialis chromosome 11, xbMytGall1.hap1.1, whole genome shotgun sequence genome contains the following window.
actaatacacaacttattgtcctgaaaatagttaaatgcttgttttgggcccttaGGGCCCCTAAtatctaaactgttgggaccataacccccaaaatcaatcccaacctttctttagtggttacagacattgtattaaaatttaattgatttctatttacttatactaaagcgATTATCTGAAAACCATCCGTCTctggacgacgctgacgacgacgtgatactaatatacgaccaaaaatttttcaatttttgcggtcgtataaaaacggcaaaatgtccttaaaattaccaattcaggggcagcaacccaaataccggttgtccgattcatctgaaaatttcagggcagatagatgttgacttgataaacaattttacccccatgtcagatttgctctaaatgctttggtttcagagttataagccaaaatctacattttacccctatgttctattttaagccatggcggccatcttggtcgggtcaccggacacattttttttaaactagataccccaatgatgattgtggccaagtttggttaaatttggctcagtagtttcagaggagaagatttttgtaaaagttaacgacgacagacgacggacgccaactGATGGgtaaagctcacttggcccttcgggtcaggtgagctaaaaaagatgACAACAAATCATCTTTAAAGGCTTATTTATATATCTCtttaatacaattttcaatatattggTAAGTTTACTTATTTGTGGGTCAAACTTTGGTAAAAAAATTgctttttgaagatttttttctagCTGCTAGTTTCATAGTTTCTGTAAAAAAACCAAAGCCGTTAAAATCAGCTTTCATGGGCAATTACTCCGATAATGGATCAATTTTATATGTCTAAATgcactgtttttatgttatttatatgtttttatattcggtcaaAAGTTCCTTAGAGCTTGTGTTGCTTAGTTGTACTTATGCCgattcaaaataaagtttttcttatcttatctatTGACGATTTCTTCTTTCATGATGACTATTTTCCTGTTTAAAGTGTCTCTTTATCTgtcaaattttgtgaaaaaatgaaaatgaaaaaaaattgcatcTTTAGGACACAAATACCCACACTTAGTAAAAAGAGGCTTTTCTACTACGGTATATGACTAAATGCTCAAATTCAAACTATGTCTGTTTGTTATGGTTCTTATCAGTGTGCATGAGTTTTATAAAATTCTGACACAAAAAAACAGTCATCATATGTTACTGGAgtgtgcaaaaaaaaataaaaaaaataaagttataacaTGCCACAACTCAAGAATGGCTCTTTCCCTAAATTCGAAACTCTATCTGCAATTTTCAGTTCTTATCATTGTGCAAGAGGTTAATAGAATTTGGATCAGGAAAACCTAAGTGTGGAAAAGAAAATGGGACAGACAGACAAGAAAAAAGATCAATGGTAACACTAAATGTCCTAACTCCTTCAAAGGTTTGATTTACATTTTCAGTCATGTTGTCTTACTTTACGAAATATATCTGCCCAAAAATTTCTGTCTAGCAGagtttctgaaaaaaaacccacttacAAATTCATTCAAAATAGTCTTTCAATTGCAATGATTTCTATAACTGATGAATCCGTCCTATCTTAGTAAATCATACATTGCAGATTATTTTTGCtgtcaaaatttctttttatctatAAAAGTTTTCAGGATAACAACAAAAAACTGAGAAATTCAATAAACATTACTATTTCAGGAGCAATAACTCCAAATTAGTGTAATGAgactgaaattttgaaataaaaagaatttgaCCTGTTGATCAATTTTACACCACACATCCCAATCTCATTTTCGCTCCAAATGCGTTAGGTatttaaaatatgtgttttaTTGGTTTGTTCTATGCATTATCTCCTATAAAGTTTCCTTTGACAGTTTTGATGTAATAAACCCATCATTCTGAACATTTGTTCCCATAgtatattttctctttttataggttttcaagataataaacaaaacttGTATTTTACCTGAGTCACCATGCTGGTTTGGAGGTGGGGTTATCAGACAGTTTAAAAATTATGCCAGACACCATGTAATGACAAAAACTCACTTGGACCTGCGGGAAAGGTGAGCTAAATTGGGTTGACCAATacttctaaaattttcaaaaaagtctgTTTGTAACATtcttacactaaattcattggatgttggatgtacacttattgataatttagtcttagatgcatgattttttttattagttgttattggctttgaaataggtgtcagtaactgtgagttatttcagatctgtacttagtgtgaCTGTCTTTTTGTTGcggggatgtacaagtacctggtCACTTCCACTCTGTgcttttattatatgtatttctatttttatccatctgatgagttaagccctttacAACTGATGTTTATagcttgttcttatgttgtattgttacaccactgtcccaggttaggggagggttgtgatcctgctaacatgtttaactccaatacattctgtatgtgtgtgcctgtcccaagtcaggagcctgtaattcagtggttgtcgtttgttgatgtcttacatatttgttttttgttccttatttttgtacattaataattaggcttttagttttcttgtttgaattgttttacatttgtgattttggggccttttatagctgactatgcaatatgggctttactaattgttgaaggcagtatggtgacctatatttgtatctgtgtcatttggtctcttgtgaagggttgtctcatttgcaatcataccacatcttcttttttatgtttgaggtaatgtttatttaaatatagCCCAGTGAGGAGTAATGGATGTTAAATCACCATAGTAATGGCAACAGCTAAATAAATGCTGGccaattatataaaaacaaacaaataagaaatgtgtttttagatttttttagaaGCATGTAGATAAATATTGCATCAAATAGCCACAAAACCAATGTTGtataaagtactaaataaaaGTATTCATAAAATTTCCAAACATGTGGAATTTCAGTTTGATCATTTATCTTTTTACTGTCTTGTCCATTTGAGGGAAAATGAAAGATATTTGAATTTATCCTGGTGGCCATCCCATTTGACGACCTCCCATCACATGGACATGTAGATGATAAACAGATTGACCTCCCTTGACACCGTCGTTAATGGTTACTCTAAATCCATCAGCTAATCCCACATCCTTAGCAACCTTTCTAGCAACTATCAACAAATGTCCAAGAAGCTGAAATAATAAATGAATCATACagttttttaacaataaaatatattaaaactaacattcaaatttgattgttttaaggatgtattcttctgatgtttcagtctcattgaaatatcgttctgaaattatttcaaaaaacGTGGGTAACAAGTGAAAAATAGcaatgaatttgataaatatcataatcaaacttaactctgtgaaaaaattgtgtatttccaataagtagtttttgagtaataaaaTTTTCAAGGGCCGTAGCAGAAAAAGAAGTGCActaccatatgattttttcttcaccaattagtTTTTTACAGTCATACAAACCTTAAAaatcaggtttagaaaaaaaatttaattctagaaatttttggttcctcagaggtgtacatccttaagtaatTAACATAAAGAATACTTTACAAATAACCACCTTGGCTGAGCAAAGTTAAAAAGCACAACCTCAGTATTGACTGGCTAGTTATTACTGTAGAtaagttatttttgaaaatatgcatgaaatattctCCACTGGACAATAAGCAAACAAAGGAACCTCTAGCAtttgttctgtattttttttttaatgttttctgaGATTGTGTGGTGTCCATTTTAGGATAGAggatacattattgtttagtggCCAGATGGAACCAGCCTCTGGGTGTAGGAATGTATCGCtgagttgaagacccattgttggacTTCAacagttttctgctctttgatcactttgacacattccctgtttccatttcTCCATtcttaatacattttgtacttatcaATAATTTCTGCATGGTAATTTCCTGATATGCAtgtatttgacctataatggttttacttttacatattgtgacttggatggagagttttctcattggcactcataccacatcttatatataattacatgttCATCTGAGTTTTCAGTCTCTGCAGGCCTTCTAATAGGTTTCTTACGAAGGTCAACGAAACGGGTTGAACTTCAGGTGCTATGTCGACACACTGTGAgtaaatataacataataattaCCTGTTCATCTCCATCTTCAGCATCAGATAACTTGACAATTGGTTTCTTTGGTATAACTAGGAAATGTGTTGGAGCTTGAGCACTGATGTCATTGAAGGCTACACACTGAAAAGATACAGTTTAATATTTGAGCTGTAAGATACATGCAAGACTTTTGTGTATGTGCGTGTGTCTGCTTCCTATACAAGCAAGTCACCTGATAACATCATAAATGTATGCAGTGCTTGTATCAATACAATATTAACTGCATAAAAACATTAACATAGGGGAGGGTTTGGATTGAGGTTTACAGGATAGAGAATATTGGGGGAAAATATACAAGGAATagagaaccagatgctccgcagggcgtagctttatacgaccgcagaggttgaaccctgaacggttgggacaagtatggacacaacattcaagctggattcagctctaaatttggattgtgattaaatagttgacacagcataggtttctgacacagaatgaatgtgttctaatgaacttaaaatttttgttttctcttagagcaattcactatgctgttgaatattaatcctctcaaaaaaatgtttgaagaaattttcttttttatttatgaaatttcaaatgagaaaaattgaacccaatttttttaatcacatccccctttcccttattccaaaactaatctcaattaaaatttctaatggagtttgcaacaataactactcatttaaatacatcataaaatattaagatgtaaaaaaactgcttgttatcactgaatggtaaagattattttaatttatcagttggtagtaaaaagtgaatatacattgtatattgtatataacaaagatttaagttgattctggacaaagaaagataactccaattaaaaaaaaattttgctattgcacaatattttgcaattagatatttcttgcttactattctggacaaagaaagataactctaattaaaaaaaattttgctatttcacaatattgtgcaattagatatttcttgccattgcgcaatactgtgcaattgaaaagacttgctattgcacaatacttagtataataattttagatcctgatttggaccaacttgaaaactgggcccataataaaaaatctaagtacatttttggtttcagcatatcaaagaaccccaagatttcaatttttgttaaaatcagacatTTTTggtttcagcatatcaaagaaccccaagatttcaatttttgttaaaatcagactaagtttaattttggaccctttggactttagtgtagaccaatttgaaaacaggaccaaaaatgaagaatctacatacacagttagatttggtatatcaaagaaccccatttattcaatttttgatgaaatcaaacaaagtttaattttggaccccgatttggaccaacttgaaaactgggccaataatcaagaatcaaagtacatttttagattcagcatatcaaagaacctaactgattcattttttgtcaaaatcaaactaagtttaattttggaccctttggaccttaatgtagaccaatttgaaaacgggaccaaaagttaagaatctacatacacagtcatgacagttagattcggcatatcaaagaaccccaattattcaattttgatgaaatcaaacaaagtttaattttggaccctttgggccccttattctgttgggaccaaaactcccaaaatcaataccaaccttccttttatggtcataaaccttgtgtttaaatttcatagatttctatttacttatactaaggttatggtgcgaaaaccaagaaaaatgcttatttgtgtccctttttggcccctaattcctaaactgttgggacctaaactcccaaaatcaataccaaccttccttttgtagtcattaacattgtgtacaaatttcattgatttctatttacttaaactaaagttattgtgcgaaaaccaaaaataatgcttatttgggcccttttttggcccctaattcctaaactgttgaaaccaaaactcccaaaatcaatcccaaccgttcttttgtggtcataaaccttgtgtcaaaatttcatagatttctattaacttaaactaaagttatagtgcgaaaaccaagaaaatgcttatttgggccctttttggcccctaattcctaaaatgttgggaccaaaactcccaaaatcaataccaaccttccttttgtggtcattaaccttgtgttaaaatttcatagatttccattcacttttactaaagttagagtgcgaaaactaaaagtatttggacgacgacgacgacgcagacgacgacgacgcagacaacgacgccaacgtgatggcaatatacgacgaaatttttttcaaattttgcggtcgtataaaaactgtgaaaaaaatatagcataTAGCCTAACAAGTGGCCTTTTGGTTAATTGCATAAAAAATAATCGCCAGATAGTCAGAATACCAACTGACAAAATTTTTAACCAgagggtctcattggggtctattaaagcCTGACGTGggattgccaattttttttaagcGTGACATGTTAAAGCCAAATCATTATGCCCTGAACCCTGGAAATGAAGTCTAGCAGGACACAGGAaattataaactagaggctctaaagagcctgtgtcgctcaccttggtcttgtgcatattaaacaatggacacggataaattcatgacataattgtgttttggtgatagtgatgtgtttgtagatcttactttactgaacattcttgttgctacaattgtctctatctataatgaacttgacccagtaattacagtggaaaatattttctaaaaatttacaaaaatttatgaaaaatgttaaaaattaactataaagggcaataactccttaaggggtcaattgactattttggtcatgtaaacttatttgtagatcttattttgctgaacgttattgctgtatacagtttatctctatctataactagaggctctaaagagcctgtgtcgctcaccttggtctatgtgaatattaaacaatggacacagatggattcatgacaaaattgtgttttggtgatggtgatgtgtttgtagatcttactttactgaacattcttgttgctacaattatctctatctataatgaacttgacccagtaattacagtggaaaatattttctaaaaatttacaaaaatttatgaaaaatgttaaaaattaactataaagggcaataactccttaaggtgtCAATTGACtgttttggtcatgtaaacttatttgtagatcttattttgctgaacgttattgctgtatacagtttatctctatctataactagaggctctaaagagcct
Protein-coding sequences here:
- the LOC143052463 gene encoding adenosine 5'-monophosphoramidase HINT1-like, translated to MASETEKAQTAQPEGDTIFGKIVRGEIPTKFIYEDEQCVAFNDISAQAPTHFLVIPKKPIVKLSDAEDGDEQLLGHLLIVARKVAKDVGLADGFRVTINDGVKGGQSVYHLHVHVMGGRQMGWPPG